From the Anopheles stephensi strain Indian chromosome X, UCI_ANSTEP_V1.0, whole genome shotgun sequence genome, the window AtaccttgctgctgttgctgctgctgctgctgtccgccGATTCCGCTCCGATACAGGTAAGTATTATCGCCGAACGGTTGCCTTTGACGGTCCGGTCGCAAACGGGTAGGGCCCGGCAGCCGATGGTCGAGGATGAGGTAGGATTTGGTAGTGGTGCCCGGAGCGCTGGGATCAAACTCGGGACGCCGGTTATATCCACTCGCACCATTGTTCAGGATGACGGGCGCAATGTACGAGAGGTCCGGTTGtgccggtggtggaggtggttgAGCGTGGTGGGATAGGGCGGACGGTTGGTAGTACTGGGGTTGATGATCACCGTAACCGGTCGTGTGCCGACCGTAATCGGTCGTGGTAACGTAGTAACCGGTTTGCAGGTTCGGAACACTGTTTGCTGCCGAACGGTAGACGTAGCTTGGTGGGGCCGGTTCGTACTGTGGTTTGTAGGCTGGTTGCTGGTAGGACGGTAGTCCGCTGACATGAATTGGTTGCTGGGCAACCACTTCCTCCGGGAACAGTGTACGGTACACGTTGCCATCGAACGACAGTGAAAGGTTGGCCAGGTGCGACTGTCCGGTCTGGTGCGCTTTGGACGTGCGGCCAGCCTTGGTAAGCTTGTTCGCCTTCTCGTAGATCTGCAGCGTCTGGCGAATGGTTTGAACTTCACGATGGAACTGCTCGATAGGGCTATAGCCGTACGTTCCTGACAGATAGTCGGGTGGAGTTGGGGTTGGCAGAGGTCGTGCCGACTCTGGCCGTGCCTTGCCTACCACTGGTAGATACGTTCGTGGTAGATGTGGCGTCACCGGTGACGATCCAACATCGTTCCATCCATTTGGACTCGCGGTCGAAGTCCGGATATCAAAGTACTCCGCGTAGATAGGATGTGCAGGCTGTGGTGCAGGTTGTCGTTGAGCCGTTGTTTCTTGTGGGATTTTGTGCAACTTCGTCGACGGTGTTAATAGTGGAGTGGTCGCCGCAACAGTACTTgccgtcggtggtggtggtagggtAGGTTTCGGACGGGGTCGTTTGGAGGCTGGTTTGGATGGTGTTTTTGGCGGTACACCGTACACTTCCAGCACCGGCACGAATGTCTTCAGCACAGCCTTCTGGATTTCGACGCGCGACGGTACAATCTTCGCCGGTGTTACACTGTTTGCTGACGGTGGTGGCACAGTGGTTGTGGTCGTGTGGTGTGGCCGTACACTAACGTAGTGTTTCGGTGGTTTGGTCACCTTCGGACGACCTTCGGCCACGTGTCCCGTCACGTTCGTTGTGCTGATCGGTTTGAGAATGAAGAAAttcggcggcggcggcaagATAATTCCAGGCACTAGTGGACCAGGTGGTACTGGGTTCGTGTAGTTGCCACGGTACTCGAACGTGTACGGTGGTGGATAGTACAGTGACGGATCATCCTCATCGCCCGGCGGGATCGGGAATGGACCGGTTCGGTTGCGCACGTCATCTAGCGATCCACCAACGCCTAGCGGCGGCCCGAACGGTGGTCCCGGTGGCGGTAGCTTCAGGAACGGATTCGAGTACGTCCGATTGTCACTAACGGGCGGCGGGTTGACCGGGGGCGGATACTGGAGTCCGGTGTGGTGCTGGCCAGTAGCATTGTTCGCCGCTGGCCCGGCAAGTATATTTTGCCCACCGAAATCTTCCGGCCGAATGATCGGGAACGCTTTGTTGGTGAAGAGGAACGCCGACTCGTTAGTAAACGGATTAAATGCCGGCACCTGACGACCACGGATAAACTCAATTGGTCCGTTCTCGCGGAGCTGCACGGGAAAGGGTGGCGGAACGGCCGGATTCGCCGGGATCTGGACCTGCCGATCCGGGGCACGGTAATCATCGATCGGTTGCCAGTCACTGGCACCATCGCCCGCCCCCGACCGATTACTGCCGAAGCTGATCGAACCACCCTTCAGCACGAGCAGATGATCTTCGGCCAGCCAGATCTCGTCCGGCCGTAATCCACCGTAGTTGCGCTCATCATCTAGCGGGACCTCCTCGTTACGGCGATAGTTCAGGACGCCGAGTCGCTGCGGTCGACGCTGGAACAGCTCGCGATGAATTAGACCGTACTTGCCCTCCGCTACCTGGTCTGCGAGCGTTTTGGCCGACTCACTCTTGGTAGAGGATGGAGTTGCCGACGGTGTTGGCTGTGATTCGGCAGCCTGATCATTAGAAGGACCTTCACCTGCTCCAGCAGCTACCAGCGAAATCGAGTCAGAATCCGACTGCGATGGAAGGCTGTGGACCAAGTCAACTGCAACCACATCGTAGTATTTCAGCTGCAGCGCTTGATCCAGAGGCTGATCTATTGCGTTGGTGCGGTCCTCTACCTGTTCTAGGCCACCGTCTAATCGCCGCATAGCGCGATGTTGTCTATTGCCACTATTACTGTAGAACCGAATATAGCACAAACATCCATTAGAAATTACACACAAAACACGGGGAGGGAATTCTTGAAGCATTCTTACTTACCGATCAACTCCACCTGCCAGAACTGAGCCATTGGCAGCGTGAAGGTGGACGATCAGATACAGTGAGCAGaccagcagaagaagaagttgagCCCGGCTACGAGACATCTGGAGAATAATAACAAAGCACAACAACATTACTTGATTGCTAACTTTCTTGGCAGCATGTCACAAGCTACTGACGACGCTAATAGTTGTTCAATAAAGACTTGTTCGAACAGCATGTTGTTTCCTTTAATGTGTATCTACATACAGCCGACTTGCTCTCTGACAAGCGATGGTGTTTTGAGCCTAGAGAACTATTCGTTGACAGTGTAAACTGTTAAGAGATTCCTGAGATAACTGATATATTGTTGATGGTCTGAATTTAgttcaaaaaaagaaactggaATAAAAAGGGGATCCCACGTAGGATCGCCTTCTTGAGCTCTAGTCTTGAGGTCAGTATGTGATTGAAGTTGATCTAACTTGATACAACTTAAATTCACATCGTCACTTAAGTTCGTCAGAGCTAATTTGTTAGGTGTGAATGGGCAGTTCTCGAATTACGCATGTGAATTGGATTTTCCTCAGGGATCTTCCAACGATCTGGCTGGACTGGATCGTTCGGTTTCTTGTCATGACGCAATTTCGTGGTGGAAGAAGAAATTCTCAAGACAGATGACGTACGGTAACGTCCGGATGAATCAACTATCAATGATGCATAATTATCGAGGGAGGACTATGATGTAACTCACATCACTCTCTCTCAAATTCTTGCCAACAACATTCGATGTTCGACAGTGTCTTGATGTAGCCTTCTGTACAATCAACCCACATATGAAGATGGATCATGTGTGTAACGAAATCATCATGGTGCCTCGCCAAACAATCAACtctaaacaaatcaaaatagCAATAAAACCCAACCTGATTAGAGGAACGTAAGCGCAGCCGCCGGCTAAAATGGAGCTCATTTGTCATCTTTTCAGtatttcttcgttttttttttgcataaccCCATCATTGCGCAGTCGTCAACTGGCACCGGCTTCCTGTCCCGGCAACGTCTGACTGCGAGTGAGGTGAAGATGAGCAACATTTGATGGATTGTGAGTACCCTCCTGCTCGACCGCCTTCCGATTACCAATTCTTCTTGGAACTGGTTTTGCCAACAGCGGCCCGAGGGCTTTCCGGTCTGACGATGTTAGCGCTTtgtcatttgtttgtttgtttggtgttcaGGTCCGTTGAGCACACATGAAACggtgaagaag encodes:
- the LOC118510489 gene encoding uncharacterized protein LOC118510489 produces the protein MSRSRAQLLLLLVCSLYLIVHLHAANGSVLAGGVDRNSGNRQHRAMRRLDGGLEQVEDRTNAIDQPLDQALQLKYYDVVAVDLVHSLPSQSDSDSISLVAAGAGEGPSNDQAAESQPTPSATPSSTKSESAKTLADQVAEGKYGLIHRELFQRRPQRLGVLNYRRNEEVPLDDERNYGGLRPDEIWLAEDHLLVLKGGSISFGSNRSGAGDGASDWQPIDDYRAPDRQVQIPANPAVPPPFPVQLRENGPIEFIRGRQVPAFNPFTNESAFLFTNKAFPIIRPEDFGGQNILAGPAANNATGQHHTGLQYPPPVNPPPVSDNRTYSNPFLKLPPPGPPFGPPLGVGGSLDDVRNRTGPFPIPPGDEDDPSLYYPPPYTFEYRGNYTNPVPPGPLVPGIILPPPPNFFILKPISTTNVTGHVAEGRPKVTKPPKHYVSVRPHHTTTTTVPPPSANSVTPAKIVPSRVEIQKAVLKTFVPVLEVYGVPPKTPSKPASKRPRPKPTLPPPPTASTVAATTPLLTPSTKLHKIPQETTAQRQPAPQPAHPIYAEYFDIRTSTASPNGWNDVGSSPVTPHLPRTYLPVVGKARPESARPLPTPTPPDYLSGTYGYSPIEQFHREVQTIRQTLQIYEKANKLTKAGRTSKAHQTGQSHLANLSLSFDGNVYRTLFPEEVVAQQPIHVSGLPSYQQPAYKPQYEPAPPSYVYRSAANSVPNLQTGYYVTTTDYGRHTTGYGDHQPQYYQPSALSHHAQPPPPPAQPDLSYIAPVILNNGASGYNRRPEFDPSAPGTTTKSYLILDHRLPGPTRLRPDRQRQPFGDNTYLYRSGIGGQQQQQQQQQGIEQGPIRNRYLESDILVNYKHPLPVLNPDSEFLPYHHRLKVRKRQNVRGAGEQKPRYLGQPLYNHR